The Chlorocebus sabaeus isolate Y175 chromosome 20, mChlSab1.0.hap1, whole genome shotgun sequence genomic sequence TTCTGTGACTCTCTACTGCTCACAGCATAAAGTCTGATCTCTTTGACTGCCTTTCAAGGCTCTAACTCTCCATGGCTTCCCCTTCTAGCCCTTCCACACGTGCATATTGCTGCAGGCAAAGTCAGCCACTTACATACTATCTTACAGCCTTCTAGACGCCACATCATCTCTGCATGTCCAGCCCTCAAAACCACGTTCAAatgctgcctcctccaggaatccttcccttcccttgccctgCTCTGAAAGTCAAGAGTATAAGCTTTTAATAAATCTCTGTTGAAGAAAATGTCAGCTTCCTCTTGTGCATTCCCACAAGCTCTGACCCTCTCTTAGAGACCTGATCACTTTCTGACTAAGTCATTTCTGTGTCTAAGAGCacagcaggggcaggggcaggggctgggtccAAGAGTGTCTGTGTCCCCAGTATAGGTGCCATGGTGTGGGTACACAGAGTGGAGTTGAGAGATGGGTGGatgcgtgcgtgcgtgcgcgatgaatgggtggatggatggacggatggatggatggagagatacAAATGTGGATTGATAGACGGATGGATacacaaatggatggatggataaataaatggttGGAAGGAAGGGTGTGTGTAAGTTTTTCAAGGGCTACCCAAGTAGCTAGTACCCAAGGAACTGTTATGTCTGACacagtaaatactcaataaaaatcttttaaataaatagtcGTTGAATGGTAAAATTAATTGATGGATAGAGACTGAGATGATGACCACGTGGTAGTTGAATGGATGACGGacggatagatagataaatggacAGATTGATGAGTGAGTAAGAGAAGGGGTATGTGGATGGAGAGTTGCAttgattaatgaattaatgaactGATGGATTAATGAGTGGAAGGTCATTAATTACTTCTACATTAATTACATTGCTGCTGCCTGGACAAAACATGGTATGTTTGGCATGGCTACTGCGGGAGTTATTTGAAGCCCTCGTATCCACGTCCCCTAATACTGAGCTGGGTAGATGAAAGTTGATGGCAGGAGCAGACCCCTCTACTTCCCCTGGTTCCTCTAGGCAGGTCCAaacccaccccaccaccaccacaccaccgTCAATGGGTACCTGAGGTGGGAACCTGCGGTCCAGAGGCCATAAACACCACAGAAGCTGGCTGATATGCAGATGCTGTCACCTGTGTCAGTACCCATGTCTAGGATGGACCCTCTTTCTGCCATCAGAGCTCCCTCTCCCCCTGAGGAGCCCCCACATGTCTTCTTTAAGTTCAGTGGGTTCAACGTCTGGCCATAGATGGGGTTGCTGCACTCAAAGCTAAGGGAAGCAGAAGAAAAGGAGCTGAGAGTGAAAGCCTCACTGGGCAGACCCCTCCCCATATGGGGGCCAACCACCCTCCAGAGTCAACCCCAGGGCTTCCTGGGCTCCATGAGCTCCTCCCTAAGGCTGAGGCTTCCTGGACTCCCTTCCAGCTGGAGTGAGGGGTCACTGCTGCAAGAAAGACCAAGATCAGACACCAGCCATGACTCCTAGTATTAGGACCAAAGAGCCCACAGCTCTGCCATCAGAACTGAGAATATGTTCCTCACGAAACATAGATGCTCTACAGGCTGAGTAGGGAAGGGAGAGAATAAGTGATAAGGAGAACAATCAAAGAGAGAAGGCTGGATAGAAATAGAACAATTTGAGAGAGAAACTGGGATAGAAACAGAGTGTAGCTTTACAGAACCTTGGAGCCCGAAGGGCCCTTATAGACTGTGGAGTCCATCCACATGTTCTACGATAAAGGAATTCAGCCCTGGGGACAGAAAGGGCTGGCCCAAGAACCCTGGTCTCTGAAGTCTGCATGACTAGCCCCCTCCTCACCCTCTGCCCTGAAATGGGACTTTAAAGAGCTGTTTCAGCCCTGGGCTTATCCCAGCCCAGATTCCAGCTAGCCCGCTTCAGAGACCTGAGCAGCGTCTGTGGGACGTTGGTCTGAACAAAGGGGATGGCTCCTTGGGCCTTGAGCACTTTCACAATGACCCAGTCCTTGGTTGCAGGCTTCTCCGGGAACTGGGCCAGGAGGCAAGTAGATTCATGGCCCTGCAGGGAAGGAACATTACCTCCAGCCATGAGGGTCAAGGGGGAACCACCCAGCTGGCTGATTTtcagccccactccacccccactcacacacactctcacaccctTGGGGACACAAGCACGGCACTTCACGGATGGCAAAAGAGTGTGGTGGCTGAGAATTTGGGGTTTGGAGCCCAAATTCTGGGTTTAAATCTCAGTTTACCACTTTGTAGCTGTGCAGTTTTAAATGACTCGCCAGTATCACACACTGAGCTCACCAGTGTCACACAGAGCTCCAGGCACATTCATGTGCATGTACACCCCATGCTCACCGTGCAGTCATAGGTGTCCTTGAGGCTCATGGGGACCCCATAGAGAAGACCTCTCTCACTCGTCTTAAGCTTCTTCGATGCCTGCAGTTCCTCCTTACATTCCCCCAGGAAATCCATCAGGCAGTTCGCCTCCTGGTGCACCTTCAGTGCCTGAACAACAGTGAAGACAGCAGGCAACAGCCCCAGGTGAGGCCAGGACCAAAGCAGGGCACTCGGTTGCTCTGGCCCCTCCTACCACCCTGAGGTGACTGTGGCATGTGCCACCTCATAAGTCAGTGACAGAGTTACACCTGCCCCCCACTCCTCTGAGTAAAACAATGACAGGTGACATCCCCCACTCCAACGCAGAGCCCCTGGCTTGGACCGTGTGCCCTGGCCACCACCTGCTCTAAGTAGCTACAGAGGATGCTCTCCAGACTCAGCTCTTCAGTCCGAAGCTGCTGGGCCAGCTCTGCCAGGGGCAGCTGCAGGATTGGCTGGGGGTCCAGGGCTGGCTCCTGCAGAGATGAGATGGAGTAGGCAGATTTCAAAGATGGACCCGCTAAGGCCCACTCCCACACACTCCACATGACATCCCATACTCCCCTACACACACAGCTGCACACACGTCTGTGTCGCTCAGTACATGTTCCAGCACTCGTGCTTAGCACTGAAAGCATCTGCTGTGTCTCCAGGTTGTCATGAAAACCCTCCAAGGGCACGATGTTCTCCTCTGCCTCTGCCCCCAGTGGCCAGCCTAGGGCCTGGCATGGAGAGGGGCCTGCCCCTTCATGCTGCTCTTCAGAAGGGTCACAACTGGAGTGGGGGTGACTCCATTCATGACATCATGAGGCTGGAGGTTATGGAAGTGAAGTTCAGCCCGAGTGGGTGGCAAGAGAGTTGGCATCATCTTGGCCATGGCCTTGGTCAGCTGGGTAACTGGAGATGGACCCCTGCCCCTCCCATGGCCTATGTTTCCTCAGAGAGGGAAGGACTAGGAGTCAATCCTGAGTCAGCCCCTCAGCTGCTCTGAGCCCTGTCCTTCAGGATATGAGGGGAGGCCTGATACCAGCCCCTCAGAACTGCGGTCCTGGGCAGGTGTGAATGACAAAGGTctagcacacagcaggcactcaggAAGGCAAAGTTATCTTCCTCTCGCCCCCCTCAGCTCTGGTGGAGACCCCGACGCCTCCAAGCTGGAGTTTGGGTTGGGCGGGAAGATGTCACAGTGGGCTTTTCTTGGTCCTGGAGGTGGGAGAAGGTGGAGGCAAATAAATTTCCCTGGGAGGTTAGGATCCCCTGGCTCCAGTCTGCCCTCTTTCGTTCCTCAAATCACCCAGTCCTCCCCTCTGCATTGCGTCCCTTCTCACCAAGCGCACGAAGACTTCTCGGTTACTAAATCTTATGGATTCAGGTTAGTCTTCATCTCATTCCTCAGCAGCGTCTGACACTTTCCCTCCCGAAGCTCCCTATGCCCCCGACTCTGCtggcctcctcccaccctcagatGGCTCCTTCTATTTCCTGAAGTGGTGTTCCTCGGGGCGTGACCTTTTCTCTCCCTGCCTGCCCACTCTCCATGGGTGACCTCGGCAGCCAGGTGCACCCCAAGGATACGCAGACCACCTGTTTCTGTAACCCAGGCCTCTCTTCCGCCAGGACTCAGACCCCTTTACCTACCCACATATACACGGACTCCCCAGGACTCATCTTTTTACAGCCAAATCTGTTCTTCTTCTTGAAATTCCCAATAGATGACATGCATGTCACCAAAGCAACAAACCTCAGAATCACCCTAGGTCCTCCCTCACATCCAAGTTCTGATAATAGTTACGCTAGCTAATATAATCATACTAGGATGTGTTCTAACACTTAACAGTGCCAAGCCCTATTCCAAACACTACATATCATCACTCATTGCCTATAATgagttttgggaggccgaggtgggaggatttcttgaggccaggagttcgaggctgcagtgagctatgatcgtgccgttgcactccagcctggatgacagatgagaccctgtctccaagaaaattgtaaattaaagattttaaatatataataactcATATTACCCCTTGCAACAACCCTAAGAGGTAGGTCACATCGTTTTCTCATTTCACAGCAGAAGatgacactgaggcacagagagctcCTCTTTGTCCAAGGATACACaaccagtaagtggcagagttggaCCCAGGCAGTCCGACACCAGTGACCACATTCTTAACCACACGCACTGCCTGCAGGTGGTTCTGCTCCTTCATATCTCTCACTTCAGACCCTCAGGCCTCCTGCCTGCCTAAGGACCTCTCTCTGTTAGCTCATCGGCCTCCTCACTGGCCTCCTTGGCTTGGCCTCCACTCCTCCAACTCAACCTCttccctgcagcctgggcaatccTTTTAAGATCTTACAAGGCCCACTCTGAAAATAGGTCCCAGTTGCCCTCAGGATAACATTGCAGCACCATTCTCACCAGCACCACTTGCAAAGCCTTCACCGTAAACGTGTAACATGGGTTTCTGCTTTGATGTACACAATTCCCGTTGACCAAGTACTCAGAGTATCACTGTGGGGCTGGGAACCCTTGGCTAAATGCTGTTATTACTGTTTCCATTTCCCCAGTGAAGgcaactgagacccagagagactAACtctcttgcccaaggtcagaggACAGGGGAGCCTGGGCTTAAACCCAGACCATCCATGTCTTAACCACTACCCTCTCCTGGCTCCTGGGGCATCCTGCGGAAGGGAGGCCTTTTAAGGTGCCAGGCACCGGACCAGGCTCTTTCTCTGCTTGGGTCCAGTGGGCCTGTCTCTCTTGGCCTCTCCCATGCATGCTGCCCCAGCCACACTGCCCAGTCCCTCTCCTTGTTGTGCCTCAGCTCAGAGCTACCCTGCTAGTATGCCATAGGGACTCTCAGGAGGGTCCAGACACAGATCCATGGACAGGGCTAGCATTCAGCCAGGATGCCCTGCCACAGCCATGCCAGTGGCTAAACTACTGAAACATTTCTGAGTCACTTGGCAAAAAGCTGTTCTGCTGGGCACCCCCACCACCCTAGTTGTCCTAGCCCCTCCCCAGGACTCCACCCTCTACACAGTCCAGCAAGTAAAGTTAATGCCCAGCCCAGGAAGGACCCTCTAGGCACAGGGACTGTGGAGGGCCAGCTTGGGTTCATCCCTTGCCCTGCGCCCTCCAACCCTAAGGAGCCCTAATGGGCCTTGCCAGGGACCTCCCTGCACTCACAGGTCCATGGATGCACCCCAGAGACATCAGCAGCTTCACACCAGCCCCCATTTATCTATTTCTACCTGGAGAGAGGACACCCTGGTGGCACCCCCATGGGCAAGTGCCCAATGTGCTCCTCTGGGCCCCTGAGGCCAGTCCTCCCCCACAGCTGCCCTTGCATGGCCATATGTGGGAATGGCAGCCTCTGGGGGACTTTGACTCTCAGGGAGCTTGGGGAGAGGTGGGAAGAGCAGGCAAGGGCAGGGGTTAGGGGTGGCTAATGTGACCTCTGCAGATGGCTGCTGAGACCACAACAGACACTTCAGGGACCTGGGAGGACAGAATATCACATCCATCTAATAGAACGTATTCAGCTCACCCGAAATACCCACTCATCATGGACAACAACATTAGCTTCATTCCTAAAGTGAAAACAATCAATTGTACAGACAGTCCCAACTTACCATGGTTCAACTTACGATCTTTGACTTTACAGTAGTGCAAAAGCGATTGATATACATTCATTAGAAAGCAGTAagaggtcgggcgcggtggctcatgcctgtaattccagcactttgggaggccaaggtgggggggatcacctgaggttaggaatttgagaccagcttggccaacatggcaaaaccctgtctctactgaaaatacaaaagttagctggtgtggtggtgcacacctgtaatcccagctactcgggaggctgaggcaggagaatctcttgaacctgggaggcggaggttgcagtgagctgagatcgtgccactgcactccaacctgggcaacagagccagactctgtctcaaaaaagaaagaaagaaagagagagagagaaagaaagaaaggaagaaagagagaaagaaagaaagaaagaaagaaagaaagaaagaaagaaagaaagaaagaaagaaagaaagaaagaaagaaagaaagaaaaagaaagaaagagaaaagaaagaaagaaagaaagaaagaaagaaagaaagaaagaaagaaagaaagaaagaaagaaagaaagaaagaaagaaagaaagaaagaaagaaaggaagaaaggaagaaaggaagaaaggaagaaaggaagaaaggaagaaaggaagaaaggaagaaagaaagaaagaaagaaagaaagaaaagaaagaaagaaagaaagaaagaaagaaagaaagaaagaaagaaagagaaagaaagcaagcaggcAAGAAAGCAGTAAGATCCTCTCTTGATTCTCGATGCTGGTCAGTGCCAGCAAGCCCAGCTCCCAGTCAGCCAAGAAATAACATGGGAAACAGCGGATCCTCTACAGGGTACTGTGTTGCCaggtgattttgcccaactgtgggCTAAtggaagtgttctgagcacatttcaAAAAGGCTAGGCCAAGCTATGATGTTAGGTAAGTTGGGTGTATTAAGCGCATTTTCAACTTACGATATTTTCAATTTGGGATGAGTTTATGAGGATGAAACTTCACGGTAAGTCGAGGAGCATCTGTATGGTGTTTGCTGTGTACCAGGCACCACTGAAAACATTTATTAACTTGTTTGAGTGCTATCATTACAGTCACCATACCGTTGTAGAGATGAAGAAGTTAAGATACAGAGTAGTCATTTAACTATAAGTGtttgctgggcttggtggttcacgcctgtgatgctagcactttgggagtctgaggtgagaggattgcttgaggccaggagttcaaaacaatgtaaaatgaaaaaatcaaacaaaataaaaagtgtcaAGAGTTAGGATTCAAACAACCAGCCCAGTAACAGAAGCCACACTCTTAGCTGCCGTGCTAGACAACTTCTAATTAGTGTTAATGACAGTCTAATAACAATGTTTATTACTTAGTTGACAACAGAGATGCTTAACTACATGAAATCTAACACTGTATTAGAAAAGCTAGAAAACTGTGAGTGTAATTGCTACTGGTTCAGCAAAAGCTGAGAGAGGACTCCACCCAAGGAACAATATCATTAACGTTAAGAGAAAGACTCTCCTTAATCAGACTGCAAATGACCTAATGACTACAATGTATCAGGAGTGCTTTGAAAGACAGGGACATCTTTCAAAAGATGACAGCAACATGAAAAGATCCTCACAACAAAttctaaaaatcaacaaattagccaggagcggtggctcacacctgtaatcccagcactttgggaggccgaggtgggcggatcacctgtggtcaggagttcaagaccagcctggctaacatggtgaaaccccgtttctattaaaaatacaaaaaagcaaaaaaaattagccggacgtggtgtgggtgcctgtaatcccagctacccaggaggctgaggcaggagaatcacttgaactcgggaggcggaggttgcagtgagccgagattgtgccattgcactccagcctgggcaacaagagcaaaactccatcaaaaaaaaagctaaaaatcaacaaattatttggaaattattAGAGTAATTTGATGAAATTTTGAGCCTCAAGTTATATcacttttttgtcattttaatatataatttagttTGGAGCTAACCCTCCCCTCCTGCTCCATCCCACAGCACCATGAACAT encodes the following:
- the LOC103224886 gene encoding vitamin D3 hydroxylase-associated protein-like isoform X2, which codes for MLSVLSTSAGTCTERHRRVCSCVCRGVWDVMWSVWEWALAGPSLKSAYSISSLQEPALDPQPILQLPLAELAQQLRTEELSLESILCSYLEQALKVHQEANCLMDFLGECKEELQASKKLKTSERGLLYGVPMSLKDTYDCTGHESTCLLAQFPEKPATKDWVIVKVLKAQGAIPFVQTNVPQTLLSFECSNPIYGQTLNPLNLKKTCGGSSGGEGALMAERGSILDMGTDTGDSICISASFCGVYGLWTAGSHLRAGQGKGRIPGGGSI
- the LOC103224886 gene encoding vitamin D3 hydroxylase-associated protein-like isoform X1, whose product is MLSVLSTSAGTCTERHRRVCSCVCRGVWDVMWSVWEWALAGPSLKSAYSISSLQEPALDPQPILQLPLAELAQQLRTEELSLESILCSYLEQALKVHQEANCLMDFLGECKEELQASKKLKTSERGLLYGVPMSLKDTYDCTGHESTCLLAQFPEKPATKDWVIVKVLKAQGAIPFVQTNVPQTLLSFECSNPIYGQTLNPLNLKKTCGGSSGGEGALMAERGSILDMGTDTGDSICISASFCGVYGLWTAGSHLSDHSGGPHDPGRGEPGAVPANPAE